TACCTAGGCGTAACAGCCATTTCTTCTGATTTTCCAAGAGAAACGCCTCCTACTCGTTATTCTCTATTTAGTTAAAGGTATTTATACGTTATTTACTTCAACTCTGAAATAGAATCGGCCACCGTTTTCATAATAAATTGCAGGTCTTCATCACTGATGGACAGAGGTGGTGACAGAGTAAGGACATTATTAAATCCAGCCACGGTCGCTCCGTTTTTTCCAACTATTAAGCCCCTCTTTTTACATGCGGCAATGACTCCGTTAATCTTGTCTATTTCAATCGGCTCTTTTGTTTCCTTGTTTTTAACAAGTTCCAATCCTATTAACAGCCCTTTTCCCCGGACATCTCCAACAAAGGGATGATCAGACAGGCGGGATTTGAGTTCGCTTAATAATATTGCCCCTTTTTCTGCAGAGCGCTCTATCAGCTTTTCATTTTCCATTATTTCAAGGTTTTTTAATGCCAAAGCACATGATGCCGGACTGCCCCCAAAAGTATTCACATGGCGCAGGTAGTCATATTCCTCAGATCCTTTGAATTGGTCATAGATTTCTTTTTTCACTGCAGTGGCCGAAAGGGGCAGATAGGCACTTGTAATGCCTTTGGCCATGGTGATGATGTCTGGTTTCACGCCATAATTCATGAATCCAAATGGCTTTCCTGTTCTTCCAAAACCGCAAATCACTTCATCTACAATCAAAAGGGCACCATGCTTTTTACAGATTTCAGAGACTGCTCCCATGTAGCTGTCTGGTGGAGTGAGGATTCCTCCGCCTGTAATGATTGGTTCCATGATCATTGCTGCAATGGTCTCGCTGAGCTCCCAAGTCATCACTTGATCCACGTCTTTTACGCATCTC
This window of the Sutcliffiella horikoshii genome carries:
- a CDS encoding aspartate aminotransferase family protein yields the protein MKIERVFPLAKINQTQEQSLLAQDDRYLWHSMKPYSPSSTMVVKEAKGAWITDIDGNRYLDGMSGLWCVNVGYGRTELAEAAYEQLKELAYFPLTQSHVPAIKLAEKLNEWLGEDYVIFFSNSGSEANETAFKIARQYHAQRGESNRYKIVSRYRSYHGNTMGSLAATGQAQRKYKYEPLAPGFVHIPPPDTYRMEDAQTGDPMRMRCVKDVDQVMTWELSETIAAMIMEPIITGGGILTPPDSYMGAVSEICKKHGALLIVDEVICGFGRTGKPFGFMNYGVKPDIITMAKGITSAYLPLSATAVKKEIYDQFKGSEEYDYLRHVNTFGGSPASCALALKNLEIMENEKLIERSAEKGAILLSELKSRLSDHPFVGDVRGKGLLIGLELVKNKETKEPIEIDKINGVIAACKKRGLIVGKNGATVAGFNNVLTLSPPLSISDEDLQFIMKTVADSISELK